One window of the Ictidomys tridecemlineatus isolate mIctTri1 chromosome 11, mIctTri1.hap1, whole genome shotgun sequence genome contains the following:
- the LOC101958816 gene encoding chymotrypsin-like elastase family member 3B has product MLRLLGSLLCVALASVCGRPSYKSIGRVVNGEDAVPYSWPWQVSLQYEKNGVFYHTCGGSLIAPDWVLTAGHCISSSLTYQVVLGEYDQGVQEGPEQVIPINRGDLFVHPKWNPNCVACGNDIALVKLSRSAQLGDTVQLASLPPAGDILPNETPCYISGWGRLYTNGPLPDKLQQALLPVVDYQHCSQWDWWGFSVKRTMVCAGGDIRSGCNGDSGGPLNCPAEDGSWQVHGVTSFVSALGCNTLKKPTVFTRVSAFNEWIEATIASH; this is encoded by the exons ATGCTCCGGCTGCTGGGTTCCCTCCTATGTGTGGCCCTTG CCTCAGTCTGTGGCCGACCTTCCTACAAGTCCATCGGCCGTGTTGTCAACGGTGAGGACGCGGTTCCTTATAGCTGGCCCTGGCAG GTCTCCCTGCAGTATGAGAAGAACGGCGTCTTCTACCACACCTGCGGCGGCAGCCTCATCGCCCCCGACTGGGTTCTGACTGCAGGCCACTGCATCTC GAGCTCCCTGACCTACCAGGTGGTGTTGGGCGAGTACGACCAGGGTGTGCAGGAAGGCCCCGAGCAGGTGATCCCCATCAACCGAGGGGACCTCTTCGTACATCCAAAGTGGAACCCCAACTGCGTGGCCTGCGG CAATGACATCGCCCTTGTGAAGCTCTCACGCAGCGCCCAGCTGGGGGACACTGTCCAGCTCGCCAGCCTCCCTCCAGCTGGTGACATCCTGCCCAATGAGACCCCTTGCTACATCAGCGGCTGGGGCCGCCTTTACA CCAACGGGCCTCTGCCGGACAAGCTGCAGCAGGCGCTGCTGCCCGTGGTGGACTACCAGCACTGCTCCCAGTGGGACTGGTGGGGCTTCTCCGTGAAGAGGACCATGGTGTGCGCTGGTGGGGACATCCGCTCTGGCTGCAAC GGTGACTCTGGGGGACCCCTCAACTGCCCCGCGGAGGATGGCTCCTGGCAGGTCCACGGGGTGACCAGCTTTGTGTCTGCCCTCGGCTGCAACACCCTGAAGAAGCCCACGGTGTTCACCCGCGTCTCGGCCTTCAATGAGTGGATAGAGGCG ACCATAGCAAGCCACTAG